In one Drosophila albomicans strain 15112-1751.03 chromosome X, ASM965048v2, whole genome shotgun sequence genomic region, the following are encoded:
- the LOC117576775 gene encoding protein prenyltransferase alpha subunit repeat-containing protein 1, whose translation MEINVEFNNEKKVLCEKIIRDINAVFLKDADLSSFEIIPKETNCNKSPVVHVEHNLGLESWCARHVYDHAHRTLITHRRQTTQQQLRTLQQQQQSDALAKYLNVALLINPDVTTFWHIRRQLVQKNRLTINKELQFSALVLSMKPKSNEAFAYRRWLYSFQSADAIDWPHEISICERAADRCASNYHAWSHRQWVLQNAPCLLQSELMRTEKFMRKHISDYSSYHYRQALLLRAYELGYHAAEEQPSCLLQLLAEYELTAADADESAEEAVLQLLLPDFKRSSVSVQRLRSFLYCCNVAASDVRLCVEQRTLYGHRDCFELHRRAALKFIVEQSVRLLTGVARSGMTSSSSSLYLPPLPPQSDYEAHPFLIAVRRVESRLGEKHKRWCQIHLNFGQQAEAEEQEQEEDTS comes from the exons ATGGAGATCAATGTGGAGTTCAACAATGAGAAGAAAGTGCTCTGCGAGAAGATCATACGTGACATTAACGCCGTTTTTCTCAAGGATGCCGATCT CTCCTCGTTCGAAATAATACCCAAAGAGACGAATTGCAACAAGTCACCGGTGGTGCATGTGGAGCATAATCTGGGCCTGGAATCGTGGTGTGCCCGTCATGTGTACGATCATGCCCATCGTACGCTCATCACGCATCGTCGCCAGACgacgcaacaacagctgcgcacgctccagcagcaacagcagagcgATGCCCTGGCCAAGTACCTGAATGTGGCGCTTCTCATCAATCCGGATGTGACGACGTTCTGGCACATTCGTCGCCAGCTGGTCCAGAAGAATCGTCTGACCATCAACAAGGAGCTGCAGTTCTCCGCTCTGGTGCTCTCCATGAAGCCCAAGTCCAACGAGGCATTCGCCTATCGTCGTTGGCTCTACTCCTTTCAAA GTGCAGATGCCATCGACTGGCCGCATGAGATCAGCATTTGTGAGCGTGCCGCAGATCGCTGTGCCAGCAACTATCACGCCTGGTCGCATCGCCAGTGGGTGCTGCAGAATGCGCCGTGTCTGCTGCAATCGGAGCTGATGCGCACCGAGAAGTTCATGCGCAAGCACATCAGCGACTACAGCAGCTATCACTATCGCCAGGCGCTGCTCTTGCGTGCCTACGAGCTGGGCTACCATGCGGCCGAGGAGCAACCGAGTtgtttgctgcagctgctcgccGAGTACGAACTAACTGCTGCGGATGCTGACGAGAGTGCCGAGGAGGCAgtgttgcaactgctgttgccgGATTTCAAGCGGAGCAGCGTGAGTGTGCAACGCTTGCGATCGTTTCTTTACTGCTGCAATGTGGCCGCCAGCgatgtgcgtctgtgtgtggaGCAGCGAACGCTTTATGGGCATCGCGATTGCTTCGAGCTGCATCGACGCGCCGCCCTCAAGTTCATTGTGGAGCAGTCGGTGCGTCTGCTGACCGGCGTCGCTCGCAGTGGCAtgacatcgtcgtcgtcatcgttgtatCTACCTCCTTTGCCGCCACAATCCGATTACGAGGCGCATCCATTTCTGATCGCTGTGCGACGTGTGGAGAGTCGGCTGGGGGAGAAGCATAAGCGCTGGTGTCagattcatttgaattttggaCAGCAAGCGGAGGcggaggagcaggagcaggaggaggacACCAGCTAG
- the LOC117575434 gene encoding U3 small nucleolar RNA-associated protein 15 homolog, with protein sequence MSHFQATNVRRFQQKAQVVTPDTTYWDRLGKPELLKEHSTIDYVDFSPSDPDNFVLTCSVRVQIYNLVTKLVVKNLSRFQKTAYGASFRQDGRLLAAGDEEGHVKLFDTTSRNILRLFKGHTAPVHRTFFTADKLQLASFADDKSVRLWDVANEKVVKTYDDVHTDYIRAGAMHPQASHLFVSGGYDGKINVYDTRTADAITSTLDHGSPVESMLFLPNGSIFITAGGTQVRVWDMISGCRLLTTMSQHHKTVTCLRLGSDGKRLFSGGLDRHVKIYDVSTYKTVHTITYPNAVVSLGVAAKDQAVVVGMVDGLVSIRRMVDDSSKSSQLTTNKFAQRRRQRLKQRMAPPNNTEPVDHVVRHARHRLAQRVFDKHLRQFNYIEALDAVLIPLYIDQQPEMVVALINELLHRKGLQRALVNRSEESTIRFIKFLSMHIGEVRFMRVLLNAASNVLDVFEKTTFGYSNNLFNALVELRRVMKAEIRLTTELLQLKGALEMIIGGALDNNEATETKISYVQSKTTKMLPSKAAANYVVIVD encoded by the exons ATGAGCCACTTTCAGGCCACAAATGTGCGACGCTTTCAACAGAAAGCCCAGGTTGTCACACCCGACACAACATACTGGGATCGGTTAGGG aaaccgGAGCTTCTGAAGGAACATTCCACCATTGACTATGTGGACTTCAGTCCTAGTGATCCCGATAACTTTGTGCTAACGTGTTCGGTGCGTGTGCAAATCTACAATCTGGTCACCAAGCTGGTGGTCAAGAATCTGTCACGTTTCCAAAAGACCGCCTATGGAGCATCGTTTCGTCAAGACGGCCGCTTGCTGGCTGCCGGCGACGAGGAGGGACACGTCAAGCTCTTCGACACGACCAGCCGTAACATCTTGCGTCTATTCAAGGGGCACACAGCGCCGGTGCATCGGACATTCTTCACCGCCGACAAATTGCAGTTGGCGAGCTTTGCGGATGACAAATCGGTGCGACTGTGGGATGTGGCCAACGAGAAGGTGGTGAAGACCTATGACGATGTGCACACAGATTACATACGCGCCGGTGCGATGCATCCGCAAGCCAGTCATCTCTTTGTTTCCGGCGGCTACGATGGCAAAATCAATGTCTACGACACACGCACTGCGGACGCGATCACGAGCACCTTGGATCATGGCAGTCCCGTTGAATCAATGCTGTTCCTGCCCAATGGCTCCATCTTTATCACCGCCGGCGGCACACAGGTGCGTGTTTGGGACATGATCAGCGGCTGCCGACTGCTCACCACGATGTCACAGCATCACAAAACTGTCACCTGTTTGCGTCTGGGTTCGGATGGCAAACGCTTGTTCTCGGGCGGTTTGGATCGCCATGTTAAGATCTATGATGTGAGCACGTACAAAACGGTCCATACGATAACCTATCCCAATGCCGTTGTCAGTCTGGGTGTGGCCGCCAAGGATCAAGCGGTTGTTGTGGGCATGGTCGATGGTCTGGTGTCCATACGTCGCATGGTCGATGACAGCAGCAAGTCCAGCCAGCTGACGACCAACAAGTTTGCCCAGCGGCGGAGACAACGGCTCAAACAGCGCATGGCGCCGCCCAACAACACCGAGCCAGTGGATCATGTGGTGCGCCATGCTCGACATCGTTTGGCACAGCGCGTCTTTGATAAACATTTGCgacaattcaattatattgaGGCACTCGACGCGGTGCTCATACCCCTGTACATTGACCAGCAACCGGAGATGGTTGTGGCGCTAATCAATGAGCTGTTGCATCGCAAGGGTTTGCAGCGGGCGCTGGTCAATCGGTCAGAGGAGTCGACCATACGATTCATCAAATTCCTGTCCATGCACATTGGCGAGGTGCGTTTCATGCGTGTCCTATTAAATGCGGCCTCCAATGTGCTGGATGTGTTTGAGAAAACAACGTTTGGCTacagcaacaatttatttaatgcccTCGTGGAGCTGCGTCGTGTGATGAAGGCAGAGATTCGTTTGACCACCGAATTGTTGCAGCTGAAAGGTGCACTCGAGATGATCATCGGCGGGGCGTTGGACAACAATGAGGCAACAGAGACGAAGATCAGCTATGTGCAATCAAAGACGACCAAAATGCTGCCGTCCAAGGCTGCCGCGAACTATGTGGTAATTGTCGATTAA